Genomic segment of Oscillatoria salina IIICB1:
TAAGCTATGGGAAAAAAGAGAAAAATTCCTAGGAAAATAAGTGCGGGTGCGAGGAAAATCCAAGCTGCAATTGTATCTCGATCTAAAAAAGATTTAAAATCTGGTTTGAGCATGGTTATCTTTCTTTTGGGGTAGCTATTCGTCAAGTTTAACTTGGTTATCGATGTCAGAGAGTTAGAAAAATTAAGCAAAATTATGGATCAGCAAAATTATTTAATTTCGCCTAGTTTAAGTTTAGAACAATTAAATTTAGATCCGCCTGTAAAGTTAGGAATTATGGCTTCTGGTAATGGAAGCAATTTTGAAGCATTAATTCAAGCGATCGCGGATGGCAAGCTTAGGGCTGTAATTCCCCTTTTGATTTACAATAATCCAGGGGCTAAGGTGGCGGCAAGGGCGCAACTTTGGGGTGTCCCGGCAATTTTACTCAATCACCGTGATTTTTCCCGTCGCGAAGATTTAGACCGCAAAATTGTGGAAAAATTTCAAGAAGCTGGGGTAGAATTAATTGTTATGGCTGGTTGGATGCGGGTGGTTACTCCGGTGTTACTTGATGCTTTTCCTGGTAAAATTGTTAATATTCATCCGAGTTTACTACCTAGTTTTAAAGGTGTTCGGGCGGTAGAGCAAGCTTTAGCTGCTAATGTGAAAATTACTGGCTGTACTGCTCATTTGGTAAGTTTAGAAGTGGATAGTGGGAAAATTCTGCTTCAAGCGGCTGTCCCGATTTTACCTAATGATACTGCTGAAACTCTCCACAAACGGATTCAAATTCGGGAACATCAAATTTTACCACAAGCGATCGCGATCGCAACTCAAGAAAGTCGTCAGCGCGAGTTTAATTAATCAAAACGATTATTGCGAAAAATTTCTAATAAATTCGCCTTACCTACAAGTTATTTTAGTAACAGAATTAACTAGCTATCAGTATAACAAGAGATAGTCAAGGGTTTCTTGTTGGATTTTCCAATCTCGGTTAAATCTACCAATAAATTCATCTTTTACCCAGGTGAATAATTTTGTTGCTTCTGTATCGAAATTATGAGGATATTTTTGTAGATAACTATCAATTG
This window contains:
- the purN gene encoding phosphoribosylglycinamide formyltransferase; this translates as MDQQNYLISPSLSLEQLNLDPPVKLGIMASGNGSNFEALIQAIADGKLRAVIPLLIYNNPGAKVAARAQLWGVPAILLNHRDFSRREDLDRKIVEKFQEAGVELIVMAGWMRVVTPVLLDAFPGKIVNIHPSLLPSFKGVRAVEQALAANVKITGCTAHLVSLEVDSGKILLQAAVPILPNDTAETLHKRIQIREHQILPQAIAIATQESRQREFN